A section of the Phaseolus vulgaris cultivar G19833 chromosome 8, P. vulgaris v2.0, whole genome shotgun sequence genome encodes:
- the LOC137824564 gene encoding uncharacterized protein, producing the protein MGDLCFCWDSINKMIILQHNAIKDSFQKSLHVVGHRFKVTAYKKLLGFVSKYALNLILEELDRVKSMGFDKSRCGCSLTCTHGLPCACQLASFGVGSIPLKSVHVMWTRLSFEDIATEQSSSELSIDKEFEVIAKQFKELDVAGKVNIKSKLQDIAFPEKTSIYTPDHKVKTKGAVKMSRPTKFMRSTKRIPSYFEHVDFLHSQHDSCASKKSNEESLPEIVPAKCIPFLDQFPVGYHPYIVDVVDVKADGHCGYRAVAAQLGMGEESWVVVRMNLLKELSEWRQEYVQLFGGDDRYEYLKKSLLVEHMSMAGTDKWMTIPDMGYVIANRYNVILVSLSMLQSLSIFPLRTQAPSNFRQHRIIAIGHVHGNHFVQVKLKDGCPIPPTDILWASHRYPAAQTWSTYYTSRIQTGSAHKSTSAAMSHNQLVAWCLHNYNLLAAHTCELGQLLPKNIPR; encoded by the exons ATGGGGGATTTATGTTTCTGCTGGGATTCCATCAATAAGATGATTATTTTACAACATAATGCAATCAAAGATTCATTCCAAAAGAGTTTGCATGTGGTTGGACATCGGTTCAAGGTTACAGCTTACAAAAAATTGTTAGGTTTTGTGTCTAAATATGCTTTGAACCTTATTTTAGAAGAACTTGATAGGGTTAAATCAATGGGGTTTGATAAAAGTAGGTGTGGATGTAGTCTTACATGTACTCATGGTCTTCCTTGTGCGTGTCAATTGGCTTCATTTGGTGTTGGTAGCATACCACTTAAATCAGTACATGTGATGTGGACTCGTTTAAGCTTTGAAGACATTGCTACTGAACAATCTTCATCTGAGTTGTCAATTGATAAAGAGTTTGAGGTCATCGCGAAGCAGTTTAAAGAGTTGGATGTTGCAGGTAAGGTTAACATCAAAAGTAAATTGCAGGATATTGCCTTTCCAGAGAAGACATCTATTTACACACCAGATCATAAGGTGAAAACAAAAGGTGCTGTAAAGATGTCTCGTCCTACCAAATTCATGAGATCAACTAAGCGAATCCCTTCTTATTTTGAACATGTGGATTTCTTACACTCACAACATGATAGTTGTGCAAGCAAAAAATCTAATGAAGAAAGCTTACCAGAAATTGTACCAGCAAAATGTATTCCTTTCCTTGATCAGTTCCCTGTAGGGTATCATCCATATATTGTTGATGTTGTTGACGTTAAGGCTGATGGCCATTGTGGCTACCGTGCTGTTGCTGCCCAATTGGGAATGGGAGAGGAGTCATGGGTTGTTGTTCGAatgaatttgttaaaagaacTAAGTGAATGGAGACAAGAATATGTTCAACTCTTTGGTGGTGATGATAGATATGAATACTTGAAGAAGTCACTTCTAGTGGAACACATGTCTATG GCAGGAACAGATAAGTGGATGACAATTCCAGACATGGGATATGTTATTGCAAATCGGTATAATGTCATTCTTGTTTCTTTGTCCATGTTACAATCATTGAGTATTTTTCCTTTAAGAACCCAAGCACCAAGTAACTTCCGTCAACACCGAATCATTGCAATTGGACATGTCCACGGAAATCATTTTGTGCAG GTCAAGCTCAAAGATGGTTGTCCAATTCCACCTACGGATATATTGTGGGCATCACATCGTTATCCGGCGGCCCAAACTTGGTCAACATACTACACTAGCCGGATACAA ACGGGAAGTGCTCATAAATCCACCTCTGCAGCAATGTCGCATAACCAGCTAGTTGCTTGGTGTTTGCATAACTACAATCTCCTAGCTGCTCATACATGTGAGTTAGGGCAGCTGTTGCCCAAGAATATCCCTCGGTAA
- the LOC137827227 gene encoding vacuolar cation/proton exchanger 3-like: MAASHQQEPWLLENGNPKVLTREMRHGRTAHSKSSNSLRKKSDRTLVSKVPCATLRNVLLNLQEVLLGTKLSILIPAIPAAIVAEYCGFGRPWVFLLSLLGLTPLAERVSFITEQVAFYTGPTVGGLLNATCGNATELIIAIFALSSNKIAVVKFSLLGSILSNLLLVLGTSLLCGGIANVGVEQKYDRRQGDVNSLMLLLALLCYLLPMLFKYSAASAALTVDPSLYLSRASSIVMLIAYAVYIIFQLWTHRRLFEAEDEDEDDNNGSDEEAVIGLWSGIAWLIGMTVFIALLSEYVVETIEDASDSWGLSVSFLSIILLPIVGNAAEHAGAIIFAFKNKLDISLGVALGSATQIAMFVVPLCVIVAWIMGIKMDLNFNILETGSVALAIIVTSFTLQDGTSHYMKGLILLLCYIIIGACFFVQRTPFNQGDVTNVMPKPAINAVLSA, encoded by the exons ATGGCGGCTTCTCACCAACAAGAACCATGGCTATTGGAAAACGGAAACCCGAAGGTGTTGACCAGGGAAATGAGACATGGACGCACTGCGCACAGCAAGTCCTCCAACTCACTTCGCAAGAAGTCTGATCGCACTCTTGTCTCCAAGGTTCCCTGTGCTACTCTTCGAAACGTGCTTCTCAACTTGCAAGAGGTTCTTCTTGGCACCAAGCTTTCCATTCTCATCCCTGCCATTCCTGCTGCCATTGTTGCTGAGTACTGTGGCTTTGGAAGA CCTTGGGTTTTTTTGTTGAGCTTACTTGGACTTACCCCACTTGCTGAACGTGTGAGCTTCATCACTGA ACAAGTAGCCTTCTACACAGGTCCCACAG TTGGAGGACTTCTGAACGCGACGTGTGGGAATGCTACTGAGCTCATAATAGCAATATTTGCCCTTAGCAGTAACAAAATTGCTGTGGTCAAGTTTTCTCTGTTGGGATCTATTCTTTCAAACCTTCTTCTGGTTCTTGGCACCTCTCTATTGTGTGGTGGCATTGCAAACGTTGGAGTGGAACAAAAATATGACAGA AGACAAGGAGATGTGAACTCACTTATgctgctgttggcattgttgtGCTACTTACTTCCTATGCTGTTCAAATATAGCGCTGCCTCAGCTGCACTCACGGTTGATCCTTCACTCTATTTGTCAAGAGCTTCTAGCATTGTGATGCTGATTGCATATGCTGTTTACATTATCTTTCAACTCTGGACACACAGGCGGTTATTTGAAGCTGAAGAT GAGGATGAAGATGACAACAATGGTTCAGATGAAGAAGCTGTCATTGGACTCTGGAGTGGCATTGCTTGGCTGATTGGGATGACTGTATTCATTGCTTTGTTGTCTGAATATGTGGTGGAAACAATTGAG GATGCATCAGATTCATGGGGTTTGTCTGTGAGCTTCCTCAGCATAATCTTGCTACCGATAGTTGGCAATGCAGCTGAACATGCAGGAGCAATCATATTTGCTTTCAAGAACAAGCTG GACATCTCATTGGGTGTTGCATTGGGTTCAGCAACTCAGATTGCCATGTTTGTG GTCCCTTTATGTGTGATCGTTGCTTGGATAATGGGTATCAAAATGGATTTGAACTTCAATATCCTAGAGACAGGTTCCGTTGCTTTGGCAATAATAGTCACAAGCTTCACTTTACAG GATGGTACTTCTCACTACATGAAAGGCCTTATTCTCCTGCTGTGCTACATAATTATTGGAGCTTGCTTCTTCGTACAAAGAACACCCTTTA ACCAAGGTGATGTTACAAACGTCATGCCTAAACCAGCCATTAATGCAGTTCTAAGTGCTTAG